One Pleurocapsa sp. PCC 7327 DNA segment encodes these proteins:
- the trpC gene encoding indole-3-glycerol phosphate synthase TrpC — MQIRRRPPNPAVEVESLRYTIKVPDGDPRHILEEIVWHKEKEVDRLRERLPLLELRKQVQDLPPPYDFLAALKQGKTQPALIAEVKKASPSKGVIREDFDPVEIALAYQQGGASCLSVLTDEKFFQGSFDNLALVRQAVDLPLLCKEFIIYPYQIYLARSKGADAVLLIAAILSDKDLQYFVKIINALGMVALVEVHTLTELDRVLAIEGVRLVGINNRNLENFSVDLQTTCQLLEARREQLQRRDILVVSESGLHAPADLNLVKNAGADAVLIGESLVKQPDPKDAIAALFTI, encoded by the coding sequence ATGCAAATTAGAAGAAGACCCCCAAATCCCGCTGTTGAAGTCGAAAGCCTTCGCTATACCATTAAAGTGCCTGATGGAGACCCCCGGCATATTTTAGAGGAGATTGTTTGGCATAAAGAAAAAGAAGTCGATCGCCTGCGCGAACGATTGCCTCTACTGGAGTTGCGCAAGCAGGTCCAAGATTTACCGCCTCCTTATGACTTCCTTGCCGCACTCAAGCAGGGAAAAACCCAACCCGCTTTGATTGCAGAAGTCAAAAAAGCCTCTCCCAGCAAAGGAGTCATCCGCGAAGACTTCGATCCGGTGGAAATTGCACTTGCCTATCAACAAGGGGGAGCTAGTTGTTTGTCGGTATTGACGGATGAAAAGTTTTTTCAGGGAAGTTTTGACAATCTAGCCCTAGTCCGTCAAGCAGTCGATTTGCCCTTACTGTGCAAAGAATTTATTATCTATCCCTACCAAATTTATCTCGCTCGCAGCAAGGGAGCGGATGCCGTCTTGCTCATTGCTGCCATTTTAAGCGACAAGGACTTGCAATACTTTGTCAAAATTATCAACGCTTTGGGCATGGTAGCTTTGGTCGAAGTCCATACTTTGACAGAGTTAGATCGGGTATTGGCGATCGAAGGCGTTCGCTTAGTCGGAATTAACAATCGCAATTTAGAAAATTTTTCTGTCGATTTGCAAACGACTTGCCAATTGTTGGAAGCAAGGCGAGAACAACTGCAACGGCGAGATATTTTAGTGGTGAGCGAATCTGGATTACATGCGCCTGCCGATCTCAATTTAGTCAAAAATGCGGGTGCCGATGCCGTTTTAATTGGAGAGTCACTCGTCAAACAACCCGATCCCAAAGACGCGATCGCGGCATTGTTTACTATTTAA
- a CDS encoding DUF6737 family protein, translating into MSEPKSLNVWNYKPWWCQPWSILLTGISTVGGSWLLAKNLWITGGLSISVLLWWSYFLILYPRLVEKVFTSNSSTAEPETNRFGS; encoded by the coding sequence TTGTCAGAGCCAAAATCTTTGAATGTCTGGAACTATAAGCCTTGGTGGTGTCAGCCCTGGTCGATTTTACTAACTGGAATTTCGACTGTTGGCGGCAGCTGGCTGTTAGCCAAAAACCTTTGGATTACCGGGGGGTTATCCATTTCCGTTCTCCTGTGGTGGAGCTATTTTCTCATTCTCTATCCGAGACTGGTGGAAAAGGTATTCACGAGCAATTCTTCAACTGCTGAGCCTGAAACGAATCGCTTTGGATCTTAA
- a CDS encoding alanine--glyoxylate aminotransferase family protein yields the protein MEDKNMLMIPGPTPVPEKVLLAMAKHPIGHRSGDFSKVIAELTENLKWLHQTQNDVLMLTVSGTGAMEAGIINFLSPGDRVLVGNNGKFGDRWAKISRAFGLQVEEITAEWGKALDPEAFREKLAADTQKQIEAVIITHSETSTGVLNDLETINQYVKNHGKCLIIVDAVTSLGATNVPIDEWGLDVVASGSQKGYMIPPGLGFVSVSQKAWKAYETAKLPKFYLDLKKYKKATDENSSPFTPPVNLMYGLQASLQMMKAEGLENIFARHRRLTQATRAAIKALGLPLFASDEAASNAITAVAPIGVEAEKIRSVMKKRYDIALAGGQDHLKGKIFRIGHLGFVSDRDILAAIASLEATLVELGYESFSPGAGVAAAASAFANA from the coding sequence ATGGAAGACAAAAATATGCTAATGATTCCGGGACCTACGCCAGTCCCCGAAAAAGTTTTGCTGGCGATGGCAAAGCATCCCATTGGTCATCGAAGCGGCGACTTTAGCAAAGTTATAGCAGAATTGACAGAAAATCTCAAATGGCTGCACCAGACTCAGAATGATGTCCTGATGCTGACCGTTAGCGGAACTGGGGCAATGGAAGCCGGGATTATTAATTTCTTGAGTCCTGGCGATCGCGTTTTGGTAGGGAATAACGGAAAATTCGGCGATCGCTGGGCGAAGATAAGCAGAGCTTTTGGCTTGCAGGTAGAAGAAATTACCGCCGAATGGGGTAAAGCTCTCGACCCAGAAGCCTTTCGCGAAAAATTAGCAGCCGATACCCAAAAGCAGATCGAGGCAGTTATCATCACTCACTCAGAAACCTCCACCGGGGTTCTCAACGATTTAGAAACCATCAATCAATACGTCAAAAACCACGGCAAATGTTTGATTATCGTCGATGCCGTTACCAGTTTGGGCGCGACGAACGTTCCTATCGACGAGTGGGGTTTGGATGTCGTTGCTTCGGGATCGCAAAAGGGATATATGATTCCGCCAGGTTTGGGTTTTGTTTCAGTCAGCCAGAAAGCCTGGAAAGCTTACGAAACAGCCAAACTTCCTAAGTTTTACCTAGACCTGAAGAAATATAAGAAAGCAACCGATGAAAACAGCTCTCCTTTTACGCCGCCCGTGAATCTCATGTATGGGCTGCAAGCTTCTTTGCAGATGATGAAAGCAGAAGGGTTAGAGAACATTTTCGCCCGCCATCGGCGCTTAACGCAAGCCACTCGTGCGGCGATTAAGGCGCTGGGATTGCCTCTGTTTGCCTCCGACGAAGCGGCTAGTAATGCCATCACGGCAGTTGCGCCAATTGGCGTAGAAGCCGAAAAAATTCGCTCGGTAATGAAAAAGCGATACGATATTGCCCTAGCAGGCGGACAAGACCATCTCAAAGGGAAAATCTTCCGCATCGGTCACTTGGGATTTGTGAGCGATCGCGATATTTTAGCCGCTATTGCCTCACTAGAAGCGACTTTGGTTGAATTAGGCTATGAAAGCTTTTCGCCCGGTGCTGGCGTTGCGGCGGCGGCTAGTGCGTTTGCTAATGCTTGA
- a CDS encoding DUF5340 domain-containing protein: MEPLPLPSHIHYELLLQLLERQTLFAANQNPVLRDQVQQLIATLRKAFAQQKQLEATCQQTYVSFEHRWSLNSGRPEKAPDFLATQTKPNEES, translated from the coding sequence ATGGAACCACTTCCCCTTCCTTCTCACATACACTACGAATTGCTGCTGCAATTATTGGAACGCCAAACCTTATTTGCAGCCAATCAAAACCCGGTGCTAAGAGACCAAGTTCAGCAACTGATTGCGACTCTGCGTAAAGCCTTCGCGCAACAAAAACAATTAGAAGCCACCTGTCAACAAACCTATGTATCGTTCGAGCATCGTTGGTCGCTCAATAGCGGTCGTCCAGAGAAAGCGCCGGATTTCCTAGCTACTCAAACAAAACCGAACGAGGAATCTTAA